A window of Methanolobus sediminis contains these coding sequences:
- a CDS encoding J domain-containing protein, which yields MLKIKGHEIGSVSVKGASTRRAVQFQNNIITILRKIGVNENDIDIPLERMAMKKVKASATWWIADERMHYSHNMQKNYVENLYVLSRVIELEANRVLSEENTLSEFISEFREDSDIYERRQEAREFFGCDHDETDFTVINEKYKILARELHPDKPTGDVEKFKQLNIAHKILKRELT from the coding sequence ATGCTTAAAATTAAAGGACATGAAATTGGTTCTGTGTCTGTAAAGGGTGCCAGTACCAGAAGGGCTGTCCAATTTCAGAACAATATTATTACTATTCTAAGAAAGATTGGTGTTAATGAAAATGACATTGATATCCCTCTTGAACGTATGGCAATGAAAAAGGTAAAGGCATCTGCTACATGGTGGATAGCAGATGAACGCATGCATTATAGCCATAATATGCAAAAGAACTACGTTGAGAATCTCTATGTTCTGTCCAGAGTGATTGAGCTTGAGGCTAACAGGGTTCTTTCCGAGGAAAACACATTATCCGAGTTCATTTCAGAGTTCAGAGAGGATTCCGATATTTATGAGAGGCGTCAGGAAGCACGAGAGTTTTTCGGCTGTGACCATGATGAGACCGACTTTACAGTCATAAATGAAAAGTACAAAATACTGGCAAGAGAGTTGCACCCGGACAAGCCAACCGGGGACGTTGAGAAATTCAAGCAGCTCAACATTGCTCATAAGATATTGAAGAGAGAATTGACATAA
- a CDS encoding ATP-dependent zinc protease family protein translates to MKKNEQLMTLGWREWVALPELGLPAIKAKVDTGARTSALHAFEIDRYTENSVDMVRFLLHPIQKNQDFVIECTAPLKDKRLVSDSGGHREMRFVIETLIVIGTYSYPIELTLTDRDTMRFKMLLGRTALENRAVVDPAASFKCGKKNAKLVYGLK, encoded by the coding sequence ATGAAAAAAAATGAACAGCTTATGACGCTTGGATGGAGGGAATGGGTCGCATTGCCTGAACTTGGACTTCCTGCCATAAAAGCAAAGGTTGACACCGGTGCAAGAACATCAGCATTACATGCTTTTGAGATCGATCGATACACAGAAAACAGTGTTGACATGGTCCGTTTTCTGTTACATCCAATACAGAAAAATCAGGATTTTGTAATTGAATGCACTGCTCCTCTAAAAGATAAACGTCTGGTGAGCGACTCCGGTGGGCATCGGGAAATGCGTTTTGTCATCGAAACCCTTATTGTAATTGGTACATATTCCTATCCTATAGAGCTAACACTTACTGACCGCGATACAATGCGTTTTAAAATGCTGCTTGGGAGAACTGCACTGGAAAACAGGGCAGTTGTTGATCCTGCTGCATCTTTTAAATGTGGAAAAAAGAACGCAAAACTTGTTTACGGATTAAAATAG
- the rimK gene encoding 30S ribosomal protein S6--L-glutamate ligase, which translates to MKIALLSRNSKLYSTRRLIEAAEERGHEVHVIDVLRAYMNVTSHNPSIHYKGEDLKDFDAVIPRIGASVTSYGAAVLRQFEMMGVFPLNESVAITRSRDKLRSLQLLSRQGIGLPVTVYANKPDDVKDMIEMVGGAPLVVKLLEGTQGIGVVLAETQKAAESIIEGFMGVKANILVQEYIKEANGADIRCFVIGGKVVASMKRQGPEGEFRSNIHRGGTATTIRITPEERSTAVRAAKIMGLNVAGVDLLRSNHGPVVMEVNSSPGLQGIENATGKDIAGMIIEYIEKNSKFGKTATKGQG; encoded by the coding sequence ATGAAAATTGCTTTACTTTCAAGAAACAGTAAACTTTACTCAACAAGAAGATTAATTGAAGCGGCTGAAGAGAGAGGACACGAAGTTCATGTAATAGACGTATTAAGAGCTTACATGAACGTTACTTCACATAATCCATCCATTCACTACAAAGGAGAAGACCTCAAAGATTTTGATGCTGTAATACCACGCATCGGAGCATCAGTTACATCTTATGGTGCAGCCGTCCTTAGACAGTTTGAAATGATGGGCGTTTTCCCGCTAAATGAATCAGTAGCAATCACACGGTCCAGAGATAAACTACGCTCATTACAACTACTCTCCCGTCAGGGTATCGGCCTGCCTGTCACAGTATATGCCAACAAGCCAGATGATGTAAAAGATATGATAGAAATGGTAGGAGGAGCACCTCTTGTTGTAAAGCTCCTTGAAGGCACACAGGGAATAGGAGTTGTGCTTGCAGAAACACAGAAAGCTGCAGAAAGCATCATCGAAGGATTCATGGGTGTAAAAGCGAACATCTTAGTGCAGGAATACATAAAAGAAGCAAATGGAGCAGATATCCGTTGCTTTGTAATTGGAGGAAAAGTTGTAGCTTCCATGAAAAGACAGGGACCGGAAGGGGAATTCAGATCGAACATCCATCGTGGCGGAACTGCAACAACTATCAGAATAACACCGGAAGAGCGTTCAACAGCAGTCAGAGCTGCAAAAATAATGGGACTTAATGTTGCAGGTGTTGATCTTTTGCGCTCAAATCATGGACCTGTTGTAATGGAAGTGAATTCCAGTCCGGGACTTCAGGGAATAGAAAACGCAACTGGAAAAGATATTGCAGGCATGATTATCGAGTATATCGAAAAAAACAGCAAATTCGGTAAAACCGCAACCAAAGGACAAGGTTGA
- a CDS encoding succinylglutamate desuccinylase/aspartoacylase family protein: MQPPITIAGTTIQPGTRKSIELPIPSFYTHKAASMPVHVIHGKRAGPCLLVCAAIHGDEINGVEIIRRLLKHKTINNLKGTLIAIPVVNVFGFVSQSRYLPDRRDLNRSFPGSKKGSMASRLANILIEEIVDKCTHIIDLHTGATGKDNLPQIRAFLEEDEDIEKLARAFGVPVIIHTDMRDGSLREASKKRNIPVLLYEAGEALRFDEVAIRAGVRGVLGVMSCLEMRRPVNKKKNYNTVISRETTWIRANDSGIFRSIVPLGASIKKGELLGYISDPLGEIETKVTSSVFGIVIGKTNMPLVHEGDATFHIARYQEAEEVSGYIETYNEELDSPIE; this comes from the coding sequence ATGCAGCCACCCATCACCATAGCAGGCACGACCATACAACCGGGAACAAGAAAATCTATCGAATTACCGATTCCCAGTTTTTATACTCATAAGGCGGCATCAATGCCTGTTCATGTAATACATGGAAAACGTGCCGGCCCATGCCTTTTAGTTTGTGCTGCAATACATGGTGATGAGATCAACGGCGTGGAAATAATCCGCCGTCTATTGAAACATAAAACAATAAACAATCTGAAAGGTACTCTTATTGCCATTCCGGTTGTGAATGTTTTTGGTTTCGTATCCCAGTCCCGCTATTTGCCTGACAGAAGAGATCTGAACAGATCATTCCCTGGCTCAAAAAAAGGTTCAATGGCATCCCGCCTTGCAAATATCCTGATAGAGGAAATTGTGGATAAATGCACCCATATAATAGACCTGCATACCGGAGCAACAGGCAAGGACAACCTGCCTCAGATACGTGCATTCCTTGAAGAAGATGAAGATATCGAAAAGTTAGCCCGTGCCTTTGGAGTACCGGTTATTATCCATACCGACATGCGTGACGGTTCATTGCGTGAAGCTTCAAAGAAAAGAAATATACCTGTATTGTTATACGAAGCAGGCGAAGCCCTGCGTTTTGATGAAGTAGCTATCAGGGCAGGTGTAAGGGGCGTACTTGGAGTAATGTCATGTCTGGAAATGAGGAGACCGGTAAACAAAAAGAAAAATTATAATACAGTTATATCACGGGAAACAACCTGGATACGTGCAAATGATAGTGGAATTTTTCGTTCAATTGTTCCTCTTGGAGCTTCAATTAAGAAAGGAGAGCTGCTTGGCTACATAAGTGACCCTCTTGGCGAAATCGAAACAAAAGTTACAAGTTCTGTTTTTGGAATAGTCATTGGAAAAACAAACATGCCGCTTGTACATGAAGGAGATGCCACATTCCACATAGCCAGATACCAGGAAGCAGAAGAAGTCTCTGGCTACATTGAAACATACAATGAAGAACTGGATTCACCTATAGAATGA
- a CDS encoding MFS transporter — translation MAGSAILAPVLPDMVTPLNTTSHEIGLMISVYTISTAIFTLVIGHFIDRVKRKSILAPCLILYGLMGLISYFVADLQALLVMRFIQGIGVAGMMSLSMLIVGDVYKGHDSLHAMSRVSMAIAIGTVSAPLIGGGLAIMGWNYPFLFYALALPFAVLVIFFLPETSVKKETDSHSGIINVFPALKDLRILYTVFLSFAIFFLLFSVIIYMPFMLKAVFGYTAKQAGYVLAFEGTAVIIMASRVKVLVTKYSMIQVITAGFALVGLAILSIPFANSIVTILLLMLVFGAGYGLAQTTNDAQIIRISPSESRGGVLSMHNTMKYTGQSLSPIVLGIVLLHSDINTVFTISGILGLLIALTTYLMRNNFDKTGDVHVKNRRASLPYSVSPEPLDDR, via the coding sequence ATGGCAGGTAGTGCTATTTTAGCACCGGTGTTGCCAGATATGGTGACACCTCTGAATACAACATCCCACGAGATCGGGCTGATGATCTCGGTATATACCATTTCAACAGCCATTTTTACATTGGTCATCGGACATTTCATTGACCGTGTGAAACGTAAGAGTATACTTGCCCCATGCCTCATACTCTATGGCCTGATGGGGCTTATCAGTTATTTTGTAGCTGATCTGCAAGCACTTCTTGTAATGAGGTTTATACAGGGAATAGGTGTCGCAGGAATGATGTCTTTGTCTATGCTAATCGTAGGAGATGTGTACAAAGGCCATGATAGTTTACATGCAATGAGTAGAGTTAGTATGGCTATTGCCATTGGTACAGTATCTGCCCCTCTCATAGGCGGAGGGCTGGCAATTATGGGATGGAACTACCCGTTCCTTTTCTATGCACTTGCACTGCCATTCGCTGTTCTTGTGATTTTTTTCCTTCCGGAAACAAGTGTAAAGAAAGAAACTGATAGCCATAGCGGCATAATCAATGTATTTCCAGCACTTAAAGATCTGCGAATACTATACACAGTCTTCCTGAGCTTTGCTATTTTCTTCCTATTGTTCTCAGTGATCATCTACATGCCATTCATGCTCAAGGCTGTGTTCGGTTATACGGCAAAACAAGCAGGATATGTGTTGGCTTTCGAGGGAACGGCCGTCATTATAATGGCATCCCGTGTAAAGGTCCTGGTCACAAAGTATTCGATGATACAGGTTATTACCGCTGGTTTTGCACTTGTCGGATTGGCAATATTATCTATTCCATTTGCGAATTCAATTGTAACAATTCTTCTTTTAATGTTGGTATTTGGTGCAGGTTATGGGCTTGCCCAAACCACGAATGATGCACAGATCATTCGTATCTCACCCTCTGAATCAAGAGGAGGAGTGTTATCTATGCACAACACTATGAAGTACACCGGCCAGAGTCTTTCACCTATAGTGCTTGGTATAGTCCTGCTGCATTCTGACATCAACACGGTCTTTACGATATCAGGAATACTGGGGTTGCTTATTGCTCTGACAACCTACCTGATGAGGAATAATTTTGATAAAACAGGTGACGTACATGTCAAAAATAGAAGGGCATCACTGCCGTATTCAGTCTCTCCTGAGCCTTTGGATGATAGGTAG
- a CDS encoding DUF1003 domain-containing protein: MKQKMATCEICGQSKQMSDTIPLELVSKSVLDIILKEHPECSPGGHICISDLNHFRQLYINDLLETEKGELSKLEEEVVKSLREQEFLSKNINLEFDRKLTFGERLSDRLADFAGSWFFICSFTLLTLSWIAINSFLLITKPFDPYPYILLNLMLSCLAAIQAPFILMSQNRQESKDRLQAEYDYRVNLKSELEIRTLHEKMDHLLMYQFKRFMEIQEIQIEMMEEILEKKK; the protein is encoded by the coding sequence ATGAAGCAGAAAATGGCAACTTGTGAGATATGCGGTCAGTCTAAGCAGATGTCCGATACAATTCCTCTGGAACTTGTGAGCAAGTCAGTTCTGGATATAATTCTTAAGGAACATCCGGAATGTTCACCAGGTGGTCACATATGTATATCTGATCTTAATCATTTCAGGCAGTTATACATCAACGATCTTCTTGAAACTGAAAAAGGTGAGCTTTCTAAGCTGGAAGAGGAGGTTGTGAAAAGTCTCAGGGAACAGGAATTTCTCTCAAAGAACATCAATCTCGAATTTGACCGGAAACTGACCTTTGGGGAACGACTCTCGGACAGGCTTGCGGATTTTGCAGGAAGCTGGTTCTTTATCTGCTCGTTCACATTACTGACGCTTTCCTGGATAGCTATAAACTCCTTCCTGCTAATTACAAAACCTTTTGATCCCTATCCTTACATTCTTCTGAACCTGATGCTCTCCTGTCTTGCTGCAATACAGGCACCATTTATTCTCATGAGCCAGAACCGGCAGGAATCAAAGGATCGTCTGCAGGCTGAATATGATTATCGTGTAAATCTTAAATCAGAGCTGGAAATCCGCACCCTGCATGAAAAAATGGACCATCTTCTTATGTACCAATTCAAGAGGTTCATGGAAATTCAGGAAATTCAGATCGAGATGATGGAGGAAATTTTAGAGAAAAAGAAGTGA
- a CDS encoding MarR family winged helix-turn-helix transcriptional regulator: MHDNDFSGKFISYLHRYGQIYIDKKMEPYGIGSGQFSFLVQLYHEDGVNQECLSNYLKIDKATTTRAIKKLVDEGYVFKKIDEKDRRSYRIFLTDKGKRLEPDMKKIATEWENILFSNLDRTQREDIISSLETMFKNVSERLQDK; this comes from the coding sequence ATGCATGATAATGATTTCAGTGGAAAGTTCATCTCATATCTCCACCGATATGGACAGATCTATATTGATAAAAAAATGGAACCATATGGCATAGGAAGTGGACAATTCTCTTTTCTTGTGCAATTGTATCATGAAGATGGTGTCAATCAGGAATGTCTTTCAAACTACCTGAAGATCGATAAAGCCACAACTACGAGGGCCATAAAAAAACTTGTTGATGAAGGTTATGTTTTCAAAAAGATCGATGAGAAAGACAGGCGATCATACCGGATATTTCTTACAGATAAAGGGAAAAGGCTGGAACCTGATATGAAAAAGATAGCCACTGAGTGGGAAAATATCCTTTTTTCTAATCTGGATAGAACTCAAAGAGAAGATATCATTAGCTCACTTGAAACTATGTTCAAAAACGTATCCGAAAGACTGCAGGATAAATAG
- a CDS encoding carbon-nitrogen hydrolase family protein, with amino-acid sequence MSETVKVACIQMNVSVCLKHDNIQRALQMAEKAVSREAELLVFPEVFSTGFCYERIEELAEDVPGPTIDALCDFSKEHGCILAGSIIERREKDTTNKKDQTPSQYNLGFCIESGKLAGSHRKVQLYGPEKEYFASGGSIGPIKLKKHDLSVGLIVCNELRYPEIARKLAVEGADIFVSSAEIPDFYAHPWRIMSISRAIENQLPHVACNRVGRGKRTIYPGGSLIADGWGRILEEAGSEETVLIGEIDLDKAKEIKQKGSILQNLRTDLY; translated from the coding sequence GTGAGTGAAACAGTGAAAGTTGCCTGCATCCAGATGAATGTCTCAGTTTGCTTAAAGCATGATAATATTCAGCGTGCTCTTCAGATGGCAGAAAAAGCAGTTTCCAGGGAAGCCGAATTGCTTGTTTTCCCTGAAGTGTTCTCCACCGGTTTTTGCTATGAACGGATCGAAGAGCTTGCAGAAGATGTTCCGGGTCCGACAATTGATGCCCTCTGTGACTTTTCAAAGGAACATGGCTGTATCCTTGCAGGTTCAATCATAGAACGAAGAGAAAAGGATACAACAAACAAAAAAGATCAGACTCCATCTCAATACAATCTGGGTTTCTGCATCGAGTCAGGAAAACTGGCAGGCTCACACCGCAAGGTTCAGCTTTACGGACCGGAAAAAGAATATTTTGCATCCGGGGGCAGTATCGGTCCCATCAAACTGAAAAAGCACGACCTTTCAGTCGGACTCATCGTATGTAATGAACTTCGCTACCCTGAAATTGCACGAAAACTGGCAGTTGAAGGTGCAGATATTTTTGTATCATCAGCCGAGATCCCGGACTTTTATGCTCATCCCTGGCGAATCATGTCAATTTCCAGGGCAATTGAAAATCAACTTCCTCATGTCGCTTGCAACAGGGTTGGAAGAGGAAAGCGCACAATCTATCCCGGCGGCTCTTTGATAGCAGATGGCTGGGGTCGTATCCTGGAGGAAGCAGGAAGTGAGGAAACAGTTCTTATAGGGGAAATTGACCTTGATAAGGCAAAAGAGATCAAACAAAAAGGTTCTATTCTACAGAATCTAAGAACTGACCTTTACTGA